The proteins below come from a single Balaenoptera musculus isolate JJ_BM4_2016_0621 chromosome 1, mBalMus1.pri.v3, whole genome shotgun sequence genomic window:
- the LOC118898119 gene encoding peptidyl-prolyl cis-trans isomerase E-like isoform X1, with protein MKAVSKSKGHGAEYKDSLPRKRKAVDANTAKRVKKICFQRYGYVKRMGRVGFRRKSAGARWLLPSECCGLAQEVDDKVLHAAFIPFGDITDIQIPLDYETEKHRGFAFVEFELAEDAAAAIDNMNESELFGRTIRVNLAKPMRIKEGSSRPVWSDDDWLKKFSGKTLEENKEEEGSEPPKVETQEGEPAVKKARSNPQVYMDIKIGNKPAGRIQMLLRSDIVPMTAENFRCLCTHEKGFGFKGSSFHRIIPQFMCQGGDFTNHNGTGGKSIYGKKFDDENFILKHTAPGLLSMANSGPNTNGSQFFLTCDKTDWLDGKHVVFGEIMEGLDVLRQIEAQGSKDGKPKQKVIISDCGEYV; from the coding sequence tTTTCAAAGGTATGGATATGTTAAAAGAATGGGGAGAGTAGGCTTCCGGCGGAAGAGTGCGGGAGCAAGATGGCTACTACCAAGCGAGTGCTGTGGGCTGGCACAGGAGGTGGATGACAAAGTTCTTCATGCTGCTTTTATCCCTTTTGGAGACATCACAGATATCCAGATTCCTCTGGATTATGAAACGGAAAAGCACCGAGGATTTGCTTTTGTTGAATTTGAGTTGGCAGAGGATGCTGCAGCAGCTAtcgacaacatgaatgaatctgagCTCTTTGGACGGACAATTCGTGTCAATTTGGCAAAACCCATGAGGATTAAGGAAGGCTCTTCCAGACCAGTTTGGTCCGATGACGACTGGTTGAAGAAGTTTTCTGGGAAGACTCTtgaggaaaataaagaggaagaagggTCAGAGCCTCCCAAAGTGGAAACCCAGGAGGGAGAGCCCGCTGTAAAAAAGGCCCGGTCAAACCCTCAGGTGTACATGGACATCAAGATTGGGAACAAGCCAGCAGGCCGCATCCAGATGCTCCTGCGTTCAGACATCGTTCCTATGACAGCAGAGAATTTCCGCTGCCTGTGCACCCACGAGAAGGGCTTTGGCTTCAAGGGCAGCAGCTTCCACCGCATCATCCCCCAGTTCATGTGCCAGGGCGGCGATTTCACCAACCACAATGGCACTGGGGGCAAGTCCATCTACGGGAAGAAGTTTGACGATGAAAACTTTATTCTCAAACACACGGCACCAGGCCTGCTCTCCATGGCCAACTCTGGCCCAAACACCAACGGCTCCCAGTTCTTCCTGACATGTGACAAGACGGATTGGCTGGATGGCAAGCACGTGGTATTTGGGGAGATCATGGAAGGCCTGGATGTCTTGCGGCAGATTGAGGCCCAGGGCAGCAAGGACGGGAAACCCAAGCAGAAGGTCATCATCTCCGACTGTGGGGAGTACGTGTGA